CAATCTTCACCTCATCAACGGGCTCTTCGACTGCCACCGTAGCCGTGTTCCCGTGCTCGCAATTGCAGCGCAAATTCCCAGCTACGAGATCGGCAGCGGCTACTTTCAGGAGACACATCCCGAGCATCTCTTTAAAGATTGCAGCCACTACTGCGAGTTGATCTCGCAGCCGGAGCAGATGCCACGCGTGCTGGGCATCGCCATGCGCACAGCTCTCACCAAGCGCGGCGTTGCCGTGATCGTCATTCCCGGCGACGTGGCGCTGCGAGAAACATCTGCCGCTGCGCTCTCACTTGGGATCGAGGACTCGGCCTCGTCATTGCTCCCGTCCGACAATGAACTTCGCCGTGCGGCTGACATCCTCAACCGCGCGCGCAGGGTGACCATTCTTGGCGGAGCGGGCTGCGCGGGAGCTCATGACGACTTGATCGCAGCGGCGGAGCGGCTGAAGTCACCGATCGTCCATGCGCTGCGCGGCAAGGAGTTTATCGAGTACGACAATCCCTATGACGTTGGGCTGACTGGCCTACTGGGCTTTTCCTCCGGTTATCACGCCATGATGAACTGCGATGTCCTTCTCATGCTGGGCACGGACTTCCCCTATCAGCAGTTCTATCCGAAGACCGCAAAGATTATCCAGGTCGACCGCCTCGGCGAGCAGATCGGACGCCGTACTCCAGCCGATCTGGGACTGATCGGCAACGTGAAGGACACGCTGGCGGCACTGACTCCCCTGCTCGAAGACAAGACCGACCGCTCGTACCTCGACCTGTGTCTCAGCCACTACAAAGACACACGCAAGGGCCTTGACGATCTTGCCGTGGGGGAGCCAGGCCGCACGCCAATCCATCCACAGTACGTCGCCAAGCTGCTCGACGAGTTGGCCGCAGAGGATGCGATCTTCACTTGCGACGTGGGCACACCTACGGTCTGGTCTGCGCGCTACCTGCACATGAACGGCAAGCGCAGGCTGCTCGGCTCCTTTACGCACGGCTCCATGGCCAATGCCCTGCCCCAGGCCATCGGCGCGCAGGCCAGCCATCCTGGCCGACAGGTCATCACGCTCTCCGGCGATGGCGGTCTGGCCATGCTGCTCGGCGATCTGCTCACGCTCCGCCAGCTCAGCCTTCCCGTCAAACTCATCGTCTTCAACAATAGCTCCCTCGGCTTCGTGGAGCTGGAGATGAAAGCAGCCGGACTGGTCGATTATGGGACCAATTTGCTCAACCCGAACTTCGCAAAGCTGGCCGAGTCCGCCGACATCCTCGGCATCCGCGTGGAGAAACCGGAGGAGCTGCGCCCCGCTCTGGCCGCGGCTTTTGCGCACTCCGGTCCTGCTTTGGTCGAGGTGCTCGTCAACCGGCAGGAGTTGTCCATGCCGCCAACCATTAGCATGGAACAGGCCCTTGGCTTTAGCCTTTATATGATTCGCGCTGTGTTGAGCGGACGCGGAGATGAAGTAGTGGACCTCGCTCGGACCAACCTGCTGCGCTGACACACACAACAGCTTTTGGAGAAGTGATAGATGAACGAGCACTTGCAAGCGGCCGCTTCCGGAAGAGTTCTTCAGGTCTCCCTCTCGGGATTCGACCTGATCAACTCCCCCCGTCTCAACAAGGGAACAGCCTTCTCCGATCATGAGCGCGATGTATTCGACCTGCACGGCCTGCTGCCTCCGCTTGTGGGCAGTCTCGCTGACCAGCTTGAGCGTCGTATGGCGGCCCTGCGGGCGCAACCTACCACCTTCAGCAAATACAGCTTCCTCCGCGATCTGCAGGACACCAACGAGACACTCTTCTATGCGCTGCTGGTGCGCAACATCGAAGAGATGCTGCCCCTCGTCTACACTCCGACCGTCGGCGAGGGCTGCCAGCGCTTCAGCGAGATATGGCGTAAGCCACGCGGACTATTTCTCAGCTATCCCAATCGGAATCGTATCGATCAGATTCTGAGCCACGCCATCTACGACGACGTAAAGTGCATTGTCGTCAGCGATGGCGAGCGCATCCTCGGACTGGGCGATCAGGGCGCGGGCGGCATGGGTATTCCCATCGGCAAGATGGCTCTCTACACCGCGCTCGGCGGCATTCATCCCGAGCACTGCCTTCCCATCCTGCTCGACGTAGGCACCGACAACCAGGACCGCCTGAAGAATCCTCTTTATATCGGATGGCGAAATCCCCGCATTCGCGGCCAGGAGTACGACGACTTTGTCGACCTCTTCGTCAAGAGCGTAAAGAAGCGCTGGCCGCACGTTCTCCTGCAATGGGAGGACTTTGCCGGTGCGAATGCTGCCCGATTCCTCGCCCGCTATCGCGATCAGCTCTGCACCTTCAACGACGACATCCAGGGCACCGCTGCTGTGGCCGCCGCCACCCTCATCTCTGCGATCAACGTAACCGGAGTGCCGCTTGAGCAGCAGAAGATTGCGATCGTTGGCTTCGGCAGCGCGGGTCTGGGCATCACCAATATGCTGGCGCAGTTCATGCAGGACAAGGGGCTCACCGCCGAACAGGCGCGCAGCCGCTTCTATGCCATCGACCGCTACGGCCTCGTTACCGAGGCGGGCCAGGACGTGCGCCCCGAGCAGATGCCCTACGCGCGCAAAGAGCAGGAGGTCGAGAGCTGGCGGCAGCCGAACGGCGAGATCGCGCTGCTCGACGTAGTGCGCAACGCAAAGCCCACAGTACTCATTGGTGTATCCGGCCAACCCGGCGCCTTCACCGAACAGGCAGTCCGAGAGATGGCGACCTACGCCGAGCGCCCCGTCATCTTTCCGCTCTCGAACCCTACCTCGCGCAGCGAAGCCACCGCTCAAGACCTGATGGACTGGACCGATGGCCGTGCTCTCATCGGTACCGGCAGCCCCTCCGAGCCAGTGAACGTCGCGGGCAAAAAAGTCCCCGTCACCCAGACGAACAACTCGTACATCTTCCCCGGTCTCGCGCTCGGCATCCTTGCCTCAAAGGCCAAACGCGTAACCGATGCAATGATTAAAGCGGCAGCCGAAGAGTTGATCCGCCACCTACCCACGCAGACGGATAAGCAAGCGCGCCTCCTCCCGCCGCTTTCAGAGGCCCGCAGCCTCGGTCACCTGATCGGCCAGGCCGTAGGCAGGCAGGCCATTCGCGATGGACAAGCACAGATCGCCAACGAGGATGCTCTGAACCGCGAGCTTCAAGCCAACACCTGGGAGCCTGTCTACGTTCCTTACCAACGGAAGAATATCGAGCCATGCAAGTAAATCGCCTATAGCCTCAACCTCATGTGCCCCATGTCTCAAAAGTGAGATACGCATGCTGGCGGTCTCTCTCTACAAGATCGCCAACGATATCCGCCTCCTCTCCCGCGGCCCACGTGCGGGCTTTGCCGAACTGCTGACTCCCGAGAACGAACCCGGCTCCTCCATCATGCCGGGCAAGGTAAACCAAGCCAAAGCCCTCACGATGATCGCGGTGCAGGTCATGGACAACTACGTGGCCACAGGCTTCGGTGGCGCGGGCGGCTACCTGGAGATGAACGTCTACAAGCCACTCATCATCCAGTCGATCCAACCAAGATGGTCGGGCCTTACTAGAGCACACTCAGGATGGTTCGACCGTTCACTGACAAAAGAGTGACAACCCACAGCCCCTGGCCGCTCTATGCTCGTCTCACATATCATCGCGCCAGCCAACGCAACTCGCTTCGCGTTTCCATTTCGCTGCCCGACAGTATAGGGGTGATCTGCCGCACCAACAAAACCGTGACAATTGCTTGACCACAAGATGACAACGCTCCCCGCACCGCTTGCTAGCCTCACAGATGAGGAGACACCTGCTTGCCCCTTTCCAGCCAAGAGCTTTCGCAACAGGTACACTCCCCTGCCTGGGCATTGCGAGACGATGCAGCCAGCACACTTCATCGCCTGAGCCGAGAACAGCAAATCCACAAGGCTGTTTTGCTGAGCTTCGCCGAGCCGGTCCCTTATCAGGTCGAGCTGCTGCTCCACCTCACCAGCAGTCAATGGCGTAGTCTACTTCATTGGCTCGATATCAGCGGCCTTGCGCTCTACCTACTCGATCGGCTCGCGGAACTGGGGCTGCACAGTGCGTTGCCTCCATCCGTACTCCAGCGTCTGCAACAAAACATGGACGACAATACCCAGCGAACACGCGGCATGATCGACGAGTCTGTTGCGCTTCAGCTTGAGTTTCAAAAGGCTGGCCTTTCGTATGCCGTAATGAAGGGCGTATCACTAAGCCCAGTGTCGGTGCCTAGTCCAGAGCTGCGCCATCAGTTCGATCTCGATTACCTTATCGCCGAACGGCACGCACCCGAAGCTCAACAGATCCTTGAGCGCCGTGGTTATCGCCTATACGCAGTCAGCGGTAAAAGCTGGGAGTTCAAAACCAACGCAGCACCATACGTCTCGATGAAGGATTTCTACAAGGATCTCCCCAGCCTCGCTGTAGAACTGCATCTGGAAGCCAAGACCTCTGAGTCTTCGCGCCTGCACCGCATCGTGCACCGAGAGATCTGCGGCATCACCATGCCGGTCTTTTCACCCGTCGACCTCTTCCTGGCCCAAGGACTTCATGCTTTCAAAGATGTATGCAGCGCCTTCTCCCGCTCCGCACACTTGCTTGAGTTCTACCGCCACATACTCGCGCGCCGCGACGATACCACGTTCTGGCGCGAGCTTCGCGCAGCAGCCGAGAGTGACCTAAGAACAACCTTGGGAATCGGGATAGTAACTTACCTGATTACCTCTGTCATGGGCGACTTCGCTCCCGCGGAACTTACCTCCTGGACCGTTGCGACGCTGCCTCCATCCATACGCCTCTGGGTCGATCTATACGGTCAACGCACCATCTTCGGAAGCTATCCCGGAACCAAGTTGTATCTTCTTCTGCAGAAGGAACTAGAGATCGCAGGCATCACAGGCAAGCGTCCACTTAACCAGTTGCTCCTGCCGTCTCGCCTGCCGCTACCAGTGAGACAAGCCGTACTCAACGAAACACTCTCAACACGCATCTCGCGATACTGCATGCAGATTAAACACGTTCTTGCCCGCCTGCGTTTTCACATCGTGGAAGGATTGCGCTATGCCATCGAGCGACACCGCTGGCGGCAGCACCTGGATCGGCTCCCCTTATGACTTCATCCTTGCGTCCCGCAGCTCTTGCCTTTGATGCGATCGCTCCAGCCTTCGACTCGCGGTTCGGAGCCTGGTCCAGTGTGGCGGCACAGCGCCGCGCAGTACGCGCAGCCCTGCTGCAGCAGTTTCCATCCGAAGGCCGAGTGCTGGAACTCGGCGGCGGCACAGGCGAAGATGCGACCTTCCTTGCCGAACATGGCTTCAAGGTGCACCTTACAGACCCTTCGCCGACGATGGTGCAACTCTCAGCAGCCAAGCTAACCCCACTCGGTTCCACGGCAGAGATAGCCGCAGGAGAAGAGATGGAAGAGTTCGCCGACCGTTATCTCGCAGCGGGTCATCCTTTGTTCGACGGAGCCTATTCCAACTTCGCTCCACTCAACTGTGTCGTCGATCTTGCCCCGGTAGCGCGCGGCCTGGCCCGCCTGCTCAAACCTGGGGCCGCCGCCATGCTGGTGCTCTTCGGCACATGCTGCCCCGGCGAGATGATAGTTGAAACCCTACGCGGTCGGCCTCATCTGGCACTGCGTCGCTCCAAGCGAGGTATCGTACCGGCGCGCCTAGCCAAGCGTGAGTTCAACGTCGTCTACCATCGACGTCCAGAGATCGAACGTTCCTTCGCTCCATGGTTTGTACTCGAAAAACGAATTGGTATCGGCATCGCCGTGCCGCCCAGTGCAGCAGAGCCCTGGATCTCAAACCACCCGCGACTGCTCGCCACCATGGAGGCATGTGACCGCGCTCTCGCCCACCCCATGGCGATGCTGGGCGACCACGTGCTGTATCAGCTTCGCCGCACAGAACAATAAGCAATCCTCGAGAACACCCACATTGATTACGCTAAAAAAAATCGCTGAAATCGCTCTTCCAACACACTGGGCTAACTTCCGGCTATTAGGCTTCGAAGGTCTTCTCGAAGGAGATACCGTCAAACGCGAAAGCGCCCTGGCCCTCGTGCTTGGCGACATTCACAGCTCCCCTCCCCTGGTTCGCATCCACTCTCAATGCGCCACCGGCGACGTGTTCCATTCTCTGCGCTGCGATTGCCACGATCAGCTTCACCTCGCCTTGCGCACCATCGCAGAAGAAGGCACCGGCGTCCTTCTCTACGAACATCAGGAAGGACGCGGAATCGGCCTTATGGAGAAGCTGCGCGCCTACGCCCTACAGGACCAGGGACTCGACACCATCGAAGCCAATCTCCAGTTGGGGCATGCAGTGGACTTGCGTGATTACCGCCTTGCCGTGGCCATTCTGCAGCACCTTAAGATTCCCGCACTGCGCCTGATGACCAACAACCCCGAGAAGATCGACGCCGTGCTTGCCGCGGGAATCGAGATCGTCGAGCGCCTGAGCGCCGACGTACCCGGCAGCCCCTACTCGGCTCACTATCTCGCGGTCAAGCGTGATCAGCTCGGTCATCTCACGGGTTCCAAAACGATGACATTGATCTGACATTCTTGAGACAAGTGGCCACGCTACACAAAGCTACGCTGACTACATGAAGCGGAGCTCCCCATCGCATCCAGTCTCACGACATGCACGCTCGCAGGGCAGCCGCGCAATCACCGAGGTGGACCGTGGCTGATATCTTATTGACGCACTCGTATCATCTTCCGTACGACGCCAAACAGCTGCGTAAAATGCAGCCCTATGTACCGATCGGCACGCTCTATGCGGCAACAGCACTGCGCGATCGTGGTTTCTCCGTAGCGGTCTTCGATGCGATGCTTGAAACTCCAGCAGAGAAGTTCAAGGCCATGCTGCAACAGCATCAGCCGCAGATCGTGGCCGTCTACGAGGACGATTTCAACTTCCTCTCCAAGATGTGCCTCACGCGCATGAGAGAGGTGGCCTGGGAGATCGCACAGGCAGCTCGAGAGATCGGCGCTATCGTCCTGGTTCACGGTTCCGACTCCACCGACAATCCCGATCTGTTCCTCGCCAATGGCTTTGATTACGTGCTCTGCGGCGAAGCAGAGGAAGTTCTAGTCGAGCTATGCCACTCAATCATCAACAACACGGAGCTACCAAAGTTAGATGGCCTCGTAAGGCTCGACGAACACATGCAGACTGTCAGAAGTCAACAGCATCTGGCGAAAAACCCGGCGTGGTCTGACCTTTCACTTCCCGCCCGCGACCTGATCGATCTGGCCCCCTACCGTGCAGCATGGCTGAGTGCTCATGGGTACTTCTCGACGAACATGGTAGCCAGCCGCGGCTGCCCATTCCGCTGCAACTGGTGCGCAAAACCGATATCAGGCAATCGCTTCCATCTTCGCGCAGCCTCTACCGTAGCCGACGAGATGGAGTTGTTGAAACGCGCCGGAGTCCAGCACATCTGGTTCGGAGATGATGTCTTCGCACTCAATCATCACTGGGTCAGCGAGTTCGCGGCAGAGGTAACCAAGCGGAATGCGTCTATCCCCTTCAAGGTACAGTCTCGCGCCGACCTAATGGGGGAAGAGACAGTCCTACATCTCAAGGAGGCCGGATGCGCAGAGGTGTGGATGGGCGTTGAATCCGGCGCGCAGAAGATACTCGACGCGATGGACAAAGGCATCACCCTCGACACAATCATCGCTGCTCGCAATCGCCTGAAAGACGCGGGCATTCGCGCATGTTTCTTTCTCCAGTTCGGCTATCCGGGCGAGACCTGGACCGAGCTTCAGCAGACGATCTCCTTCGTTCGCAAGATGCGCCCAGATGACATCGGGATCTCCTTCTCATACCCCCTGCCAGGCACGCTTTTTTATGAGCGCGTGCAGGCTCAGCTTGGCACAAAGCGTAACTGGACCGACAGCGACGATCTGTGCATCATGTTCAGCGCCGCCTATACGACTGACTTTTATCGTGCGGTGCGCGAAGCGCTTCATGCAGAGGTCGATTCATGGCAGGAGCCTGAGCCCTCCCAACATACAGCCACCCGAGTCGCCGACTTATGGCGAAAGGTCGAGCAGCTAGAACCAGTGAGCCGCGATGCAGATGCATTCACCTTTCCCGAAACCATAGAAGCCTTTGCCCCACCGGTCATCGTGCCCGTGGAACAACTGCTTCCGCTCAGGAAAGCATAGATGCAGGCGCTCTCTTTTACTGCCAGAACCATATCCGAGGATCATCTCGGAGTTCACCTCCAATGCCCTCGTTGCAGAAGCAAGATGCAGGGGCTGCGGTGTTCGCAATGTTCAGTCCACATGGAGATGCGCAATGGCATCGTGCACGCCCTGCCACCCGCACGAGCTGCTTACTATGCCAGATTTATCGCCGATTATGAACATATCCGAGCAGAAGAGGGGCGAGGAAGCCAGAGCGAGGAGTTCTACCTATCGCTGCCGTACAAAGACAGCAGTGGAAGAAACAATAGCCAATGGAAGATCCGCTCGAAGAGCTACGATTACCTGATCCGGCGCGTGTTAAAGCCCTTGCATCATCGCGGATCGATTCTGGATCTCGGTGCCGGTAACTGCTGGATGAGCTTTCGTCTGGCGCTCCTTGGCTACAGCCCCATAGCCGTGGACCTGCTCACCAACGAAGACGACGGCCTGGGTGCCGCTGCTCACTTCGACAAGCATCTTCCCAATCCAATTCCACGCTTCCAGGCCGAAGCTACACATCTCCCTTTCCAGGCCGGACAGTTCGACGCGATCATCTTCAACGCGTCCTTCCACTACTCTGAAGATTATGAGGCCACTCTGCGTGAGTCTCTGCGCTGCCTCAAACCCGGTGGCCTGGCAATCATCAGCGACACGCCCTGGTACTCACGCGAAGAGAGCGGAAGCCTGATGGTTGCCGAACGCCACGCCGCCTTTCGTCAACGCTTTGGCACCGCATCCAATTCAGTAACCAGCCTCGAGTTCCTGACCGACGAGCGCCTGCAAACTCTTGCAAAGAAGCTCTCAATCCAATGGACAGTGCACTCTCCCTGGTACGGCCTCAAGTGGGCCATGCGACCGTGGATCTCCAAGCTGCGCCACCGTCGTGAGCCATCCCGCTTTCGTATTTACGTCGCGAGGAAAGATGCGTAGTTCCATTTCCTCGTGCAACGGAGCCACGCTCATTCATGGCGCACGCTGCGCTATCGGCCCACAGGAAAACATATACGCATCCATAAAGATTGCTCATGGCCGCATCATGCACATACTGCACGATAGAGCATTATCACCTTCGACAGGCGAATACACAGAGATCAATCTCAGTGGCTTTTTGGTAATGCCTGGCTTGGTCAATGCACACGATCACCTGCAATTCGCCCTGCATCCGAGACTGGCGAACCCACCGTACCGCAATTACATAGACTGGGGCGAAGACATACACGCCCGGTTTCCTGATCTGTTTGCAAAGTACCGATCCATCCCCAGGGATGTACGTCTGTGGTGGGGCGGCATACGAAACCTTCTCTGCGGAGTCACAACCGTGTGCCACCACGACACGCTTTGGCCAGAGCTGCAAAGGGAAGACTTTCCGACAAAGGTGATTCAGAAATACGGCTGGGGACATTCTCTGGCTTTGGGCGGCGATCTTCACGCAGCCTACTCCGCCACGCCCGCAGACAGCGCCTTTATCATCCACGCGTGTGAAGGCCTTGACGAGCAGATGCGGGAAGAGCTATTCGAACTTGATCGCCTCAATCTTTTGAATGAGAATACCGTGCTCGTACACGGTCTTGCCATTGACAGCGCGGGCTTCTCCTTATTGCAGGCGCAACGAGCTTCATTGATCGTCTGTCCTTCGTCCAACAAGTTTCTCTTCGACAAGCTCCCCGACATGGACGTCCTCGGCACTCTGGAAAACATCGCTCTCGGCAACGATTCCCCCCTGACAGCCACAGGCGACCTCCTGGACGAGATTCGATTTGCTATCGTCTCTTGCGGCATCGCCCCCAGAACCGCTTATCACATGGTGACAGAAGCTCCCGCAAAGATACTGCGTTTGAGCAACGACGAAGGCGAGATCTGTGCATCCGGCGCAGCCGACCTGATCGCGATTCAAGATACGGGACAACACGCTGCGGACAGGTTGCGGACACTTTCCATCACGGACATAGAGCTCGTGATAGTTGCAGGGCGCGTACAACTTGCCTCAGAGGCAATCTGGAAGCGGCTTCCTTCCCAGTCAAGAGATGGCCTGAACCCGTTATCCATCGATGGAACACTCCGGTGGCTGCGCGCTCCCGTAAATGAGCTACTACAAAGAGCAGAAGAGATTCTCGGACCAGGACAAGTACGCCTCGGAGGCCGCCAGCTCTGCTCTCCGCCACATTGCGGTGATGCTGCATGAAAGCCCACTTCGGCGTCCTCTCTTACAAAGGCACCGGCCATCTAAACCCACTCATAGCCTTGTCACGACAGCTGGTAGCGCGCGGGCACCGAGTCACATTCTTTCAAAGCCCGGAGTTCGAGCAGAAGATACTTCGTCATGGCCTGGAGTTCTCTGCCATTAGAGTGCATGAGTCCCACTCGAGCCACTCAAAGCTCAAGCCATCCTCGCGCATTGCAGCGATGCGCAATGGTGTAAACCGCATCGCCGAAGACATGGAGTTCTTTCTGCAAGAGCTTCCCGCAGCCATTCAAGGCTCCGGCGTAGATACGCTCCTTATCGGCGAAATCTCTCTGGCCGGCCCCACCCTGGCCGAGATGCTTCGCCTCCCCTACTTCATCGTCTCCACCTCCATCCCGCACAACTTCGGATGGAACGCACCTTCATTCATCGCACCTACAGGATCATGGCTCGACCGCCTGCAAAAGTATGCTCTGGAGGTCTCTGTGCTGCGCATGAAAGGCCCCGTCCGCCGCAGGCTTGACCAGTACAGAAGCCGCGTCGGCCTGGGACCAATTCGCAAAGCTTATAAGGCCTTTCCTTCACTCGCCCACATCACGCAAGTTCCCCAGTGCCTCGATCTCCCCCGTGCCACACTTCCCGTAAACTTTTTCTACACCGCACCATTCGTGGACGAAAACACTCGACCATCCATTCCATTTCCCTGGGATCGCCTCGATGGTCGCCCCATCATCTACGCATCGCTGGGAACAACACGCAAGAACGATCCTGCCATCTTTCATCGAATCGCCGAAGCATGTAGCGACTTGGATGTGCAACTGGTCATCACACTGGGTGGTCGGCGAGACCCGGCGCTCTTCGTAGACCTCCCCGGAGATCCTCTGGTCGTGAAAGATGCTCCACAGCTTGAACTTCTCAAGCGAGCGGAGATTGTAATCACTCATGCCGGCCCGAACACCGTTCTCGAGACACTCATGCAGGGCAAGCCCATGCTCGCTCTACCCATGGTTCTCGATCAACCTGCCGTCGCCACTCGCCTGGCGCGATTAAACGCAGCCGAAGTCCTCTCCATCCCCAACCGCTCCTCGCAACAGATACGCGCCGCACTGGTAAGACTACAGAGCGACGCAAGCTATCGCGATGCAGCAAAAAAAATCCAGGCGCAGATGCAGTCCATACACGGCCTCAAGCGTGCCTCGGATATCATCGAAGCTGCCCTGGCGAGACATAGCTCCAACAACACTTGAATGACGTTCGTCTAACAGAAGGATGACAAGCAAATGACAACTGCACCCACAGCGCGAAGCTACGCTGGTGCGTGACTACTCCGCAACATCATCGTGTCGTCAGTTGGCTGGAGCGCGCGCTTCTTCTCCTGACCGTGTCATTTCTCTGCATCCACACACTGCCGCGCGCCTGGCGTACGCTCAACACCGACTTCCCCAACTACTATCTGGCGGCTCATCTCGCGCATGAGGGCTACGATACTTCGCGCATGTACGAATGGCCCTGGATCGAGCGCGAGAAGGATCATCGAGCCATCGACATCCGCGTCATCGGCTTGCTACCCATTACACCGTTCTCGACTCTCGCCGTCTGGCCACTCACAGGCTTCACCCCTCTACACGCCAAACACATCTGGATACTGCTGAACCTGGCCTTCCTCATCCCCATCGGCTGGATGCTGCGCTCGCTCACAGGTCTCAGCGCTCAACGCATTGCCTTGGCCATGTTCCTCAGCTTCCCACTGCATCGAAATCTGTTATACGGCCAGTTCTACGTGA
This is a stretch of genomic DNA from Granulicella sp. WH15. It encodes these proteins:
- the poxB gene encoding ubiquinone-dependent pyruvate dehydrogenase, giving the protein MAKKVAEIFIETLVNAGVKRVYGVVGDSLNGLTEVIRKNKQIEWLHVRHEEVAAFAAGAEAHLTGEIAVCAGSCGPGNLHLINGLFDCHRSRVPVLAIAAQIPSYEIGSGYFQETHPEHLFKDCSHYCELISQPEQMPRVLGIAMRTALTKRGVAVIVIPGDVALRETSAAALSLGIEDSASSLLPSDNELRRAADILNRARRVTILGGAGCAGAHDDLIAAAERLKSPIVHALRGKEFIEYDNPYDVGLTGLLGFSSGYHAMMNCDVLLMLGTDFPYQQFYPKTAKIIQVDRLGEQIGRRTPADLGLIGNVKDTLAALTPLLEDKTDRSYLDLCLSHYKDTRKGLDDLAVGEPGRTPIHPQYVAKLLDELAAEDAIFTCDVGTPTVWSARYLHMNGKRRLLGSFTHGSMANALPQAIGAQASHPGRQVITLSGDGGLAMLLGDLLTLRQLSLPVKLIVFNNSSLGFVELEMKAAGLVDYGTNLLNPNFAKLAESADILGIRVEKPEELRPALAAAFAHSGPALVEVLVNRQELSMPPTISMEQALGFSLYMIRAVLSGRGDEVVDLARTNLLR
- a CDS encoding NAD-dependent malic enzyme, coding for MNEHLQAAASGRVLQVSLSGFDLINSPRLNKGTAFSDHERDVFDLHGLLPPLVGSLADQLERRMAALRAQPTTFSKYSFLRDLQDTNETLFYALLVRNIEEMLPLVYTPTVGEGCQRFSEIWRKPRGLFLSYPNRNRIDQILSHAIYDDVKCIVVSDGERILGLGDQGAGGMGIPIGKMALYTALGGIHPEHCLPILLDVGTDNQDRLKNPLYIGWRNPRIRGQEYDDFVDLFVKSVKKRWPHVLLQWEDFAGANAARFLARYRDQLCTFNDDIQGTAAVAAATLISAINVTGVPLEQQKIAIVGFGSAGLGITNMLAQFMQDKGLTAEQARSRFYAIDRYGLVTEAGQDVRPEQMPYARKEQEVESWRQPNGEIALLDVVRNAKPTVLIGVSGQPGAFTEQAVREMATYAERPVIFPLSNPTSRSEATAQDLMDWTDGRALIGTGSPSEPVNVAGKKVPVTQTNNSYIFPGLALGILASKAKRVTDAMIKAAAEELIRHLPTQTDKQARLLPPLSEARSLGHLIGQAVGRQAIRDGQAQIANEDALNRELQANTWEPVYVPYQRKNIEPCK
- a CDS encoding lyase family protein, with translation MLAVSLYKIANDIRLLSRGPRAGFAELLTPENEPGSSIMPGKVNQAKALTMIAVQVMDNYVATGFGGAGGYLEMNVYKPLIIQSIQPRWSGLTRAHSGWFDRSLTKE
- a CDS encoding nucleotidyltransferase family protein; the protein is MPLSSQELSQQVHSPAWALRDDAASTLHRLSREQQIHKAVLLSFAEPVPYQVELLLHLTSSQWRSLLHWLDISGLALYLLDRLAELGLHSALPPSVLQRLQQNMDDNTQRTRGMIDESVALQLEFQKAGLSYAVMKGVSLSPVSVPSPELRHQFDLDYLIAERHAPEAQQILERRGYRLYAVSGKSWEFKTNAAPYVSMKDFYKDLPSLAVELHLEAKTSESSRLHRIVHREICGITMPVFSPVDLFLAQGLHAFKDVCSAFSRSAHLLEFYRHILARRDDTTFWRELRAAAESDLRTTLGIGIVTYLITSVMGDFAPAELTSWTVATLPPSIRLWVDLYGQRTIFGSYPGTKLYLLLQKELEIAGITGKRPLNQLLLPSRLPLPVRQAVLNETLSTRISRYCMQIKHVLARLRFHIVEGLRYAIERHRWRQHLDRLPL
- a CDS encoding class I SAM-dependent methyltransferase, which codes for MTSSLRPAALAFDAIAPAFDSRFGAWSSVAAQRRAVRAALLQQFPSEGRVLELGGGTGEDATFLAEHGFKVHLTDPSPTMVQLSAAKLTPLGSTAEIAAGEEMEEFADRYLAAGHPLFDGAYSNFAPLNCVVDLAPVARGLARLLKPGAAAMLVLFGTCCPGEMIVETLRGRPHLALRRSKRGIVPARLAKREFNVVYHRRPEIERSFAPWFVLEKRIGIGIAVPPSAAEPWISNHPRLLATMEACDRALAHPMAMLGDHVLYQLRRTEQ
- the ribA gene encoding GTP cyclohydrolase II, translating into MTLKKIAEIALPTHWANFRLLGFEGLLEGDTVKRESALALVLGDIHSSPPLVRIHSQCATGDVFHSLRCDCHDQLHLALRTIAEEGTGVLLYEHQEGRGIGLMEKLRAYALQDQGLDTIEANLQLGHAVDLRDYRLAVAILQHLKIPALRLMTNNPEKIDAVLAAGIEIVERLSADVPGSPYSAHYLAVKRDQLGHLTGSKTMTLI
- a CDS encoding radical SAM protein, translated to MADILLTHSYHLPYDAKQLRKMQPYVPIGTLYAATALRDRGFSVAVFDAMLETPAEKFKAMLQQHQPQIVAVYEDDFNFLSKMCLTRMREVAWEIAQAAREIGAIVLVHGSDSTDNPDLFLANGFDYVLCGEAEEVLVELCHSIINNTELPKLDGLVRLDEHMQTVRSQQHLAKNPAWSDLSLPARDLIDLAPYRAAWLSAHGYFSTNMVASRGCPFRCNWCAKPISGNRFHLRAASTVADEMELLKRAGVQHIWFGDDVFALNHHWVSEFAAEVTKRNASIPFKVQSRADLMGEETVLHLKEAGCAEVWMGVESGAQKILDAMDKGITLDTIIAARNRLKDAGIRACFFLQFGYPGETWTELQQTISFVRKMRPDDIGISFSYPLPGTLFYERVQAQLGTKRNWTDSDDLCIMFSAAYTTDFYRAVREALHAEVDSWQEPEPSQHTATRVADLWRKVEQLEPVSRDADAFTFPETIEAFAPPVIVPVEQLLPLRKA
- a CDS encoding class I SAM-dependent methyltransferase, whose translation is MRNGIVHALPPARAAYYARFIADYEHIRAEEGRGSQSEEFYLSLPYKDSSGRNNSQWKIRSKSYDYLIRRVLKPLHHRGSILDLGAGNCWMSFRLALLGYSPIAVDLLTNEDDGLGAAAHFDKHLPNPIPRFQAEATHLPFQAGQFDAIIFNASFHYSEDYEATLRESLRCLKPGGLAIISDTPWYSREESGSLMVAERHAAFRQRFGTASNSVTSLEFLTDERLQTLAKKLSIQWTVHSPWYGLKWAMRPWISKLRHRREPSRFRIYVARKDA